Part of the Prunus dulcis chromosome 8, ALMONDv2, whole genome shotgun sequence genome is shown below.
CCTGTTGGACATAAATTTTGGTTAGGGTTCATGTCTAAATTAGAGCATAGGTGACTTCAAATTTCTCCATTCGTAATCTGAATTCGGCTAATCATTGTACAGAAAATGGTTGTCTAGGAGACATTACTAATGGTAAACCCAAACGTACTGATGGAGTAACTGAGAGAAAGCAGCTATCTTCAGTGTCTACAGCTTTACTATTATCAGTGGGGATTGGGATTTTTGAGGCCGTAGCCTTGTCTTTGGGATCTGGATTGTTTCTGAATATGATGGGCATATCGATGGTAGGTTCCCTGATCTAAAATTACAGCTCATACTGATTTGTTATCTGCCTCTTCTTATCTTTCTTTACATAAACATACAAACATATGTTTTCTGTGTGTACTGTGTACATACATGTTTACATATTTATGTGAATAATTACTATACAATTTTGTAGGTCCAGTGTATGTGTGGTTACTTAACAGGTGATAGTATAACTTTCGGgtaattttatgtatttatttggGTCTGGGTGGAGGGAGCCATagattttctgtttttcttctctcaagTTCTTGGCTTTTAATTTTAAgcaagatttttcttttttcttgaataTCACAGGACTCACCTATGCGCATTCCTGCACAACGGTTTCTTTCACTAAGAGCATTTGGTGCTCCAGCAGTTGTAGCGTCTTTGGCTCTTCAAGGAGTTTTCCGTGGTTTTAAGGATACAAAGACTCCAGTACTATGTCTAGGTAAGTGTttggtttatatataattgaaattttctaGTGAAAACATCCTCTGTTGATTGAGGTATGCATATATCACATGTCATAAGACTCACAGACGTTCATTTATCTGTTTCTAAATTCTTTAATGTGTAGCTTTGAAAttcaatgattttatatttacaATTATATAcattaattgatttacttaTCATGATGTTGCTTTTCTATCAGATAAATGATAACTTGATTATATTGATTCCATTTTTTGTGGATGGGAGAGCACTGGGGAATTGGTGTAGCACAGTTTTATCAATTCCAATGCTATATATTTGTGATTCGTGTCATGATGATATTCACCATCCTTTGATTGATGTGAAATAATCTGCAGTTTTTGGGATGGAAAATCCAATTTTCTTACAACCACACATGCACACACCtctatgtgtgtgtgtgtgtgtgtgtattacTGGTCTGTTATTCTCGCATAATGTATTTATAACTTTGTCCCCAACTAGTTGGTTTCTGTTTGTCTTTAGTTAAGCTTGAGTGGTTTATCTGGTTAATTaatgtatttttctttgtgcAGGTATTGGTAATCTGCTAGCTGCATTTTTATTACCCATCCTTATgtattattttggtttgggtgtAACTGGTGCAGCCCTTTCCACTGTTATATCTCAGTATGTGATTTTCAATACAGTTTCTGTTAATATTCCTTTTTTGCTTTACTTCACAAATGAACATATTCTGGAATTTCCATTTTCAGATACACTGTCACCTTTTTAATGATCTGGTTTTTAAATAAGAGAGCTATACTATTGCCTCCAAAGGTGGGATCATTGCAATTTGGTGGATACATAAAATCTGGTaagttccttttctttttctttaaattgttACCCTCTCATATATCTGAAAATAtatgcctttttcttttttcttttttcttttttcccagTGTTCTGCTTCAATTATTTGCTTGACTATCAACGCTATCATAATAtttgcctttttttgttttccgaTTGAGCAGTGCATGTATCTGGACAGTGTGTCTTAATGTTTCATTTTGTCTTTGTGATGCTAGTTAAACCTCTTTCTTTACTCCAGAGATAATTCTCTCTTGTCTTCCTTTTCAAAGTTCTTTCCCtaattgcttttgttttcaactcTGGGATGATACAGGTGGTTTTCTTCTTGGAAGAACTCTTGCTGTTCTTACTACCTTGACATTGGGAACATCAATGGCTGCTCGTCAAGGTCCAGTAGCTATGGCTGCTCATCAGATATGTATACAAGTTTGGTTGGCTGTATCCCTTCTAACTGATGCAATGGCTGCATCTGGTCAGGTATGCTCTCTCTCATTTTATCATCGTAGTTCGTATCTACTCATTTCCATTTGGCGATCTAGATCAATCAGTGGGTGAAGTCTAACTTTCAGTTTTACTTGACCCCGAGTGTGgaattcttttcttattttaactGGACCAAATTTCACAGATTTTTGTCTGCAAATTGGGGTTTTCTGATGAAGTGTGTGTCTTTGCATTTGGCATCAAATTTACACAGctaaaatttgtttgtttgtaggCTCTGATTGCTAGTTATTTATCTAAAGGTGAATACAAAATTGTGAAAGAAGTTGCTGACTCTGCGTTAAAGGTATAGCTTTTTTGTATCATCTATAATTACATGGATGCTCCCAGATCTGCCTTATGTTTGGTGTAGTTTCGTTATGTTGCATATGCAGTTTCTTGATTTCATATGATAAACTTATGTGGATGTTTTTCCAGATAGGATTGTTCACAGGTGTTTCCTTGTCTGTAATTTTGGGATTATCTTTTGGTTCTTTAGCTACGTTGTTCACCAGAGATCCTGAAGTATTAGTAATTGTCAGATCTGGGATATTGGTATGTATTCAAATTATGTTTTGTGATCTATTAGTATGGCTATATTCAAATGCAGATGTCTTTAATACGGATAACGATGTTGTCTAATTTTCCACAGTTTGTCAGTGCTAGTCAGCCATTGAATGCTCTAGCATATGTTTTCGATGGTCTCCATTACGGTGTTTCAGATTTTGCATATGCAGCTCGCTCCATGGTAAGTTACTTCCTTAAAAGAGTCGAAATTATCCAGTCATGTCTTTATTCTTACTTTGCCTTGAAAGTTGTACATGTTGATTGTTtctttgataatttttctatttataacAGATGGTAGTGGGGGCAATATCTTCCGCAGTTTTGCTATATGCTCCTTCTATTCTTGGCCTTCCTGGGGTTTGGTTGGGATTAACTCTCTTCATGGGCTTGCGTGCTGTGGCAGGCTATGCCAGGT
Proteins encoded:
- the LOC117637344 gene encoding protein DETOXIFICATION 45, chloroplastic isoform X2; the encoded protein is MAATQFRGGALSGGLTTRVSDHIPTTKRARLFNSLNQSEAGKFGALSGGKDLSNANVVGGCSLSATHRALCSPLLTRRRRPCFPVVANQLSSDVGVGSSEVKEKLALEEEQALINGGSDDLTCLSLSNIPISQTYSPDVKRELFMLSLPAILGQAIDPLAQLMETAYIGRLGSVELASAGISMNIFNYISKLFNIPLLSVATSFVAEDLAKSESIASTSENGCLGDITNGKPKRTDGVTERKQLSSVSTALLLSVGIGIFEAVALSLGSGLFLNMMGISMDSPMRIPAQRFLSLRAFGAPAVVASLALQGVFRGFKDTKTPVLCLGIGNLLAAFLLPILMYYFGLGVTGAALSTVISQYTVTFLMIWFLNKRAILLPPKVGSLQFGGYIKSGGFLLGRTLAVLTTLTLGTSMAARQGPVAMAAHQICIQVWLAVSLLTDAMAASGQALIASYLSKGEYKIVKEVADSALKIGLFTGVSLSVILGLSFGSLATLFTRDPEVLVIVRSGILFVSASQPLNALAYVFDGLHYGVSDFAYAARSMMVVGAISSAVLLYAPSILGLPGVWLGLTLFMGLRAVAGYARFLSKSGPWWFAHTGIQKAQLAI
- the LOC117637344 gene encoding protein DETOXIFICATION 45, chloroplastic isoform X3; the encoded protein is MAATQFRGGALSGGLTTRVSDHIPTTKRARLFNSLNQSEAGKFGALSGGKDLSNANVVGGCSLSATHRALCSPLLTRRRRPCFPVVANQLSSDVGVGSSEVKEKLALEEEQALINGGSDDLTCLSLSNIPISQTYSPDVKRELFMLSLPAILGQAIDPLAQLMETAYIGRLGSVELASAGISMNIFNYISKLFNIPLLSVATSFVAEDLAKSESIASTSGDITNGKPKRTDGVTERKQLSSVSTALLLSVGIGIFEAVALSLGSGLFLNMMGISMDSPMRIPAQRFLSLRAFGAPAVVASLALQGVFRGFKDTKTPVLCLGIGNLLAAFLLPILMYYFGLGVTGAALSTVISQYTVTFLMIWFLNKRAILLPPKVGSLQFGGYIKSGGFLLGRTLAVLTTLTLGTSMAARQGPVAMAAHQICIQVWLAVSLLTDAMAASGQALIASYLSKGEYKIVKEVADSALKIGLFTGVSLSVILGLSFGSLATLFTRDPEVLVIVRSGILFVSASQPLNALAYVFDGLHYGVSDFAYAARSMMVVGAISSAVLLYAPSILGLPGVWLGLTLFMGLRAVAGYARFLSKSGPWWFAHTGIQKAQVSGHP
- the LOC117637344 gene encoding protein DETOXIFICATION 45, chloroplastic isoform X1, giving the protein MAATQFRGGALSGGLTTRVSDHIPTTKRARLFNSLNQSEAGKFGALSGGKDLSNANVVGGCSLSATHRALCSPLLTRRRRPCFPVVANQLSSDVGVGSSEVKEKLALEEEQALINGGSDDLTCLSLSNIPISQTYSPDVKRELFMLSLPAILGQAIDPLAQLMETAYIGRLGSVELASAGISMNIFNYISKLFNIPLLSVATSFVAEDLAKSESIASTSENGCLGDITNGKPKRTDGVTERKQLSSVSTALLLSVGIGIFEAVALSLGSGLFLNMMGISMDSPMRIPAQRFLSLRAFGAPAVVASLALQGVFRGFKDTKTPVLCLGIGNLLAAFLLPILMYYFGLGVTGAALSTVISQYTVTFLMIWFLNKRAILLPPKVGSLQFGGYIKSGGFLLGRTLAVLTTLTLGTSMAARQGPVAMAAHQICIQVWLAVSLLTDAMAASGQALIASYLSKGEYKIVKEVADSALKIGLFTGVSLSVILGLSFGSLATLFTRDPEVLVIVRSGILFVSASQPLNALAYVFDGLHYGVSDFAYAARSMMVVGAISSAVLLYAPSILGLPGVWLGLTLFMGLRAVAGYARFLSKSGPWWFAHTGIQKAQVSGHP